A genomic region of Candidatus Pseudomonas phytovorans contains the following coding sequences:
- a CDS encoding carbohydrate porin, with protein MSLPFRAVLLSSLCSGLSLCLLPLSCALADSANLMTQPTLTGNWGGQRQKLADQGIKLTGDYTSETLSNLHGGIKRGTRYAQQIRLGAQLDLSKLLDIPDAGRVQVLINDRRGHSATEDLIGNRMSAQEIYGGEYTRLTELSYQRNLFSPALSAKVGYMVMGTEFGGMPILANFVSAGFCAHPLTMSSGSGWGNYPTAHWGGELRYDVNPSLTLQTALFQVNPDYNARVSKAFAMPSNGTTGAILPLEAIFNNRAFLDGQYKVGWYYDTSDYPKIGGDGKSSSRTGAYLLVDQAIWRDEQDPASVLRVFGQAATSNAATSPMRRWYSLGLVKQKPFASRPHDAISFGYGRAVINPRTRDAQEAAAAPTEDVAVVAGLDSGEQVLELNYGAQVTPWLLLRPDLQYYIEPGAFFGKQRGNALAAGVQIKMTF; from the coding sequence ATGTCATTACCTTTCCGCGCCGTGCTGCTCAGCAGCCTGTGCAGCGGTTTGTCTCTCTGCCTTCTGCCTCTGTCCTGCGCACTGGCCGATAGTGCCAACCTGATGACCCAACCTACCCTCACCGGCAACTGGGGCGGGCAGCGCCAGAAGCTGGCAGACCAGGGCATAAAGCTGACAGGCGACTACACCTCAGAAACCCTTTCCAACCTGCATGGCGGTATCAAGCGCGGTACCCGCTATGCACAACAAATACGTTTGGGCGCTCAGTTGGACTTGAGCAAACTGCTCGACATTCCAGATGCCGGACGCGTGCAAGTGCTGATCAACGACCGCCGCGGCCATAGCGCCACGGAGGACCTGATTGGCAATCGCATGTCCGCGCAAGAAATCTACGGGGGCGAGTACACCCGGCTGACTGAACTGAGTTACCAGCGCAACCTGTTTTCGCCAGCCCTGTCCGCCAAAGTCGGTTACATGGTCATGGGCACCGAATTCGGCGGAATGCCGATCCTGGCCAACTTTGTCAGTGCCGGTTTTTGTGCACATCCGCTTACCATGTCCAGCGGGAGTGGCTGGGGCAACTACCCGACAGCACATTGGGGTGGCGAGTTACGCTATGACGTGAACCCGTCGCTAACGCTGCAAACGGCACTGTTCCAGGTAAACCCGGACTACAACGCTCGCGTATCCAAAGCGTTCGCCATGCCCAGTAACGGCACCACGGGCGCGATCCTGCCACTGGAGGCGATCTTCAATAACCGTGCATTTCTCGATGGCCAGTACAAAGTTGGCTGGTATTACGACACGTCCGACTACCCCAAGATTGGCGGCGACGGCAAAAGCAGCAGCCGCACCGGCGCTTACCTGCTGGTCGACCAGGCAATCTGGCGTGATGAGCAGGACCCGGCCAGCGTCCTGAGAGTGTTCGGGCAAGCAGCCACCAGTAACGCCGCGACCTCGCCAATGCGCCGCTGGTACTCGCTGGGTCTGGTCAAACAGAAGCCGTTTGCCAGCCGCCCGCATGACGCCATTTCCTTTGGCTATGGCCGCGCCGTCATCAACCCGCGCACGCGGGATGCGCAGGAAGCTGCTGCCGCACCCACAGAAGACGTTGCCGTCGTTGCCGGCCTCGACAGCGGCGAGCAAGTGCTGGAACTCAACTACGGTGCACAAGTAACACCGTGGCTACTGCTGCGCCCGGATTTGCAGTACTACATCGAGCCCGGTGCGTTCTTTGGCAAGCAAAGGGGTAATGCACTGGCTGCGGGTGTGCAGATCAAGATGACCTTCTGA
- a CDS encoding serine acetyltransferase, with product MNLDHLLECWRLEVSSKKRPGRRISLLFNVLRRARKDNKLRFLFAYRLAQYLHARGGLARRHARRMQQRLNLKYAVDIDIGAQIAPGLRIAHLPGVVITRYVSIGRNFFIRQNCSIGIKTLGLDEYALRIGDNVSMGANSCIVADCIDIGDDVVIGAMSLVMRDIPAGMTFYNPRQVEMRPVRRSS from the coding sequence GTGAACCTCGACCACCTGCTCGAATGCTGGCGACTGGAAGTCTCCAGCAAGAAAAGGCCGGGACGCCGTATCAGCCTGCTGTTCAACGTGCTGCGCCGTGCGCGCAAGGACAACAAACTGCGTTTCCTCTTCGCCTACCGCCTGGCCCAGTACCTCCACGCCCGTGGCGGCCTGGCCCGGCGTCACGCCCGGCGCATGCAACAGCGGCTCAACCTCAAGTATGCGGTGGACATCGACATCGGCGCACAGATCGCGCCCGGCCTGCGCATTGCGCACTTGCCAGGGGTGGTGATTACCCGGTACGTGAGCATCGGGCGCAATTTTTTCATCCGGCAGAACTGCTCGATCGGCATCAAGACGCTCGGGTTGGATGAGTACGCCCTGCGCATTGGCGACAATGTGAGCATGGGCGCCAACAGTTGCATCGTTGCCGACTGCATCGACATTGGCGACGACGTGGTGATTGGCGCAATGTCGCTGGTTATGCGGGATATTCCGGCCGGGATGACTTTCTACAACCCGCGGCAGGTCGAAATGCGGCCTGTCAGAAGGTCATCTTGA
- a CDS encoding Lrp/AsnC family transcriptional regulator: MSDSRSITLDEIDRQLIALLQINARESVATLARQLGIARTTVNSRLERLEKNKVISGYGVRLGQSVIGGGLQAYVGIKVQPRSGKEVVRRLSAMGQVQQLCAVSGEFDYVAWLRTDSPEQLDQLLDQIGSVDGVEKTTTSIILSSKVDRGQPV, encoded by the coding sequence ATGTCGGACTCCCGCTCCATCACGCTGGATGAAATCGATCGCCAGCTGATCGCCCTGCTGCAGATCAACGCCCGCGAAAGCGTCGCCACCCTCGCCCGCCAGCTGGGCATCGCCCGCACCACCGTCAACTCGCGCCTGGAGCGGCTGGAGAAGAACAAGGTCATCTCCGGCTATGGCGTGCGCCTGGGCCAGAGTGTGATAGGCGGCGGGCTGCAGGCGTATGTGGGGATCAAGGTGCAACCGCGCTCCGGCAAGGAAGTGGTGCGGCGCCTGAGTGCCATGGGCCAGGTGCAGCAGCTGTGTGCAGTAAGCGGCGAATTTGACTATGTGGCTTGGCTGCGCACGGATTCACCCGAACAGCTGGACCAGTTGCTCGACCAGATCGGCAGTGTCGACGGGGTGGAGAAAACCACCACGTCGATCATTCTCAGCAGCAAGGTGGATCGCGGGCAGCCGGTCTGA
- a CDS encoding toxin, with amino-acid sequence MAAVFVELPPFERHRPSYLSDEDFRSLQQLLLKNPLAGDLIQGTGGLRKLRFSDSHRQKGKRGGIRVIYYFWLPGAQFWLFTLYGKDMQDDLTDSQRKALKTLLEREYLTRTNHAAQPVH; translated from the coding sequence ATGGCCGCAGTTTTTGTTGAGCTTCCTCCGTTCGAACGCCATCGTCCCAGCTACCTGAGCGACGAAGACTTTCGCTCCTTGCAACAGCTCTTGTTGAAGAACCCGCTGGCTGGAGATTTGATCCAAGGCACAGGTGGCCTCAGAAAACTGCGGTTTTCAGACTCCCACCGCCAGAAGGGCAAGCGGGGCGGCATCCGCGTCATCTACTACTTCTGGCTTCCGGGGGCGCAGTTCTGGCTGTTTACCCTATACGGCAAAGACATGCAGGATGACTTGACCGACTCCCAGCGAAAAGCACTGAAAACCCTGCTCGAACGCGAATACCTGACGAGGACCAATCATGCCGCGCAACCTGTTCACTGA
- a CDS encoding transcriptional regulator: MPRNLFTELTEGFDALAQERQGKKTLRSHKVSFTELATLAPNELLELRQRLNMSRALFANYLRTNARTLENWEQGRSKPNAQAVALIRLVQKYPETVDHLASVN; this comes from the coding sequence ATGCCGCGCAACCTGTTCACTGAGCTCACGGAAGGCTTCGACGCTCTGGCGCAAGAACGCCAAGGCAAGAAGACCCTGCGCTCGCACAAAGTCAGCTTCACAGAACTGGCCACGTTGGCTCCAAACGAACTGCTGGAACTGCGCCAGCGTCTCAACATGTCCAGGGCACTGTTCGCGAACTATCTACGGACCAACGCCAGGACGCTGGAGAACTGGGAGCAAGGCCGTTCCAAGCCCAATGCGCAGGCTGTTGCGCTGATTCGACTTGTGCAGAAATACCCCGAGACGGTGGATCACCTGGCATCCGTGAACTGA
- a CDS encoding NAD(P)/FAD-dependent oxidoreductase, which translates to MNKKNRHPADGKQPITIFGPDFPFGFDDWLEHPAGLGSIPAERHGEEVAIVGAGIAGLVAAYELMKLGLKPVVYEASKLGGRLRSQAFNGTDGIIAELGGMRFPVSSTAFYHYVDKLGLETKPFPNPLTPASGSTVIDLEGQTYYAEKTTDLPKLFHEVADAWADALESGAQFADIQQAIRDRDVPRLKELWNKLVPLWDDRTFYDFVATSRSFAKLSFQHREVFGQVGFGTGGWDSDFPNSMLEIFRVVMTNCDDHQHLVVGGVEQVPQGIWRHVPERCAHWPEGTSLSGLHGGAPRTGVKRIARAADGRLAVTDNWGDTRHYGAVLATCQTWLLTTQIDCEESLFSQKMWMALDRTRYMQSSKTFVMVDRPFWKDKDPQSGRDLMSMTLTDRLTRGTYLFDNGDDKPGVICLSYAWMSDALKMLPHPVEKRVQLALDALKKIYPKTDIAGHIIGDPITISWEADPHFLGAFKGALPGHYRYNQRMYAHFMQQDMPAEQRGMFIAGDDVSWTPAWVEGAVQTSLNAVWGIMNHFGGQTHPDNPGPGDVFDEIGPIALAD; encoded by the coding sequence ATGAACAAGAAAAACCGCCACCCCGCCGACGGCAAGCAGCCGATCACCATCTTCGGCCCGGACTTCCCGTTCGGCTTCGACGACTGGCTGGAACACCCCGCAGGCCTGGGCAGCATCCCGGCCGAGCGCCATGGTGAAGAAGTGGCCATCGTGGGTGCCGGTATCGCCGGCCTGGTGGCGGCCTACGAGCTGATGAAGCTGGGCTTGAAGCCGGTGGTGTACGAGGCCTCCAAGCTGGGTGGTCGGCTGCGTTCGCAGGCCTTCAACGGCACCGACGGGATCATCGCCGAACTCGGTGGCATGCGCTTCCCGGTGTCGTCCACCGCCTTCTACCACTACGTGGACAAGCTGGGCCTTGAAACGAAGCCCTTCCCTAACCCGCTGACCCCGGCCTCGGGCAGCACAGTGATCGACCTGGAAGGCCAGACCTACTACGCCGAAAAAACCACCGACCTGCCCAAGCTGTTCCACGAAGTGGCCGATGCCTGGGCCGACGCGCTGGAAAGCGGCGCCCAGTTCGCCGACATCCAGCAAGCCATCCGCGACCGGGATGTACCGCGCCTGAAGGAGCTGTGGAACAAGCTGGTGCCACTGTGGGATGACCGCACCTTCTACGACTTCGTCGCCACCTCGCGCTCGTTCGCCAAACTGAGCTTCCAGCACCGCGAGGTGTTCGGCCAGGTCGGCTTTGGCACCGGCGGCTGGGACTCGGACTTCCCCAACTCGATGCTGGAAATTTTCCGCGTGGTAATGACCAACTGCGACGACCACCAGCACCTGGTCGTCGGCGGTGTGGAGCAAGTTCCGCAAGGTATCTGGCGTCATGTGCCGGAGCGCTGCGCCCACTGGCCGGAGGGCACCAGCCTGAGCGGCCTGCATGGCGGCGCGCCGCGCACCGGGGTCAAGCGCATTGCCCGTGCCGCCGATGGCCGCCTGGCAGTCACCGACAACTGGGGCGACACCCGGCACTACGGCGCCGTGCTCGCCACCTGCCAGACCTGGCTGCTGACCACACAGATCGACTGTGAGGAGTCGCTGTTCTCGCAAAAGATGTGGATGGCCCTGGACCGCACCCGCTACATGCAGTCGTCGAAGACATTCGTCATGGTCGACCGGCCCTTCTGGAAGGACAAAGACCCGCAAAGCGGCCGCGACCTCATGAGCATGACCCTCACCGACCGCCTCACCCGCGGCACCTACCTGTTCGACAACGGCGACGACAAGCCGGGGGTGATCTGCCTGTCCTACGCCTGGATGAGCGACGCCCTGAAGATGCTGCCGCACCCGGTGGAAAAGCGCGTGCAGCTGGCCCTGGATGCATTGAAGAAGATTTACCCGAAGACCGACATCGCCGGGCACATCATTGGCGACCCGATCACCATTTCCTGGGAGGCCGACCCGCACTTCCTGGGAGCCTTCAAAGGCGCACTGCCCGGCCACTACCGCTACAACCAGCGCATGTACGCGCACTTCATGCAGCAGGACATGCCTGCCGAGCAGCGCGGCATGTTCATCGCCGGTGACGACGTGTCGTGGACCCCGGCGTGGGTGGAAGGCGCGGTGCAGACGTCGCTGAATGCGGTGTGGGGTATCATGAACCACTTCGGTGGCCAGACCCACCCCGACAACCCCGGCCCGGGCGATGTGTTTGACGAAATCGGCCCGATCGCCCTGGCAGACTGA
- a CDS encoding carbon-nitrogen hydrolase family protein: protein MRIALFQGAPKPLDVPGNLQRLRHQAQLAAERGAQLLVCPEMFLTGYNIGLAQVERLAEAADGPAAMEVVEIARAHRIAIVYGYPERGDDGAIYNSVQLIDAHGRSLSNYRKTHLFGELDRSMFSAGPDHFPVVELDGWKVGLLICYDIEFPENARRLALAGAELILVPTANMTPYDFVCQVTVRARAQENQCYLVYANYCGSEDEIQYCGQSSIIGPDGSLLAMAGRDECQLLAELEHERVVQGRQAFPYLNDLRQELHLRKG, encoded by the coding sequence ATGCGCATTGCTCTATTCCAGGGCGCCCCCAAGCCACTGGACGTACCCGGCAACCTGCAACGGCTGCGCCACCAGGCGCAGCTGGCAGCCGAACGCGGCGCGCAACTGCTGGTGTGCCCGGAGATGTTCCTGACCGGCTACAACATCGGCCTGGCCCAGGTCGAGCGCCTGGCCGAAGCCGCCGATGGCCCGGCGGCGATGGAGGTGGTGGAGATCGCCCGGGCGCACCGCATTGCTATTGTCTACGGCTACCCTGAGCGTGGTGATGATGGGGCGATCTATAACAGTGTGCAGTTGATCGATGCGCACGGCCGCAGCCTGAGCAACTACCGCAAGACTCACCTGTTCGGTGAGCTGGACCGTTCGATGTTCAGCGCAGGCCCCGATCACTTCCCGGTGGTGGAACTGGACGGGTGGAAAGTCGGCCTGCTGATCTGCTACGACATCGAGTTCCCGGAAAATGCCCGACGCCTGGCGCTGGCTGGCGCCGAGCTGATTCTGGTGCCCACGGCGAACATGACACCCTACGATTTTGTCTGCCAGGTGACCGTGAGGGCGCGGGCGCAGGAAAACCAGTGCTACCTGGTGTATGCCAATTATTGCGGCTCGGAAGACGAGATCCAGTATTGCGGGCAGAGCAGCATCATCGGCCCGGACGGCAGCCTGCTGGCCATGGCCGGGCGGGATGAGTGCCAGTTGCTGGCAGAGCTTGAGCATGAGCGGGTGGTGCAAGGGCGGCAGGCATTTCCTTACCTGAATGATTTGCGCCAGGAGCTGCACCTGCGTAAAGGCTGA
- the pqqF gene encoding pyrroloquinoline quinone biosynthesis protein PqqF translates to MPDATRHLTLANGLQLTLRHAPRLKRSAAALRVHAGNHDAPGKWPGLAHFLEHLFFLGTARFPLDDGLMRYVQALGGQVNASTRERATDFFFEVPPNALAGGLERLCQMLAEPDLGIERQRREREVIHAEFIAWSRNPQAQQQFALLQSVSPGHPLGAFHAGNRHTLALQDPAFQQALAGFHQHYYQGGQIVLSLCGPQSLDELEQLARQHASLFATGTRAPQTQPPRLSPTDARLVFTHEQLPPGAEQALELLISCLGDNRPGTWLNALGQRGRLQSFKAEVLYAFAGQLLWHIDLQLSADANPDEADALLQGWISFIRQADLEQMNHEFGLLQRSRERSASALELARRDSTGQPFSSLDKQGLQALNALINGLPAHAHGQWQLPPVDPLLMAELPNAAGQPLPAALKISDLLPGARQYAALYLRWHVPSPSRERLQGVLEQALAPLQARCERASVQLLFSAVGDYWQLRCAGQPAAVLRSVEQALALMLKPEASCWQPCAATRPPLIPIRALLKQLPDAVLGAHPASGPACTPAQPQLDSLWQHAHWHGLATGFDDAALCALGTALQHCPGQGSLPGPLPTWATHRWQHAEVPGSEHALLLFCPLPATSEASGRLLAQLLQGPVYQRLRVELQLGYAVFSAFRQVEGVGGLLFGVQSPHTRQGQILDHLLTLLRQGITLDPDACRALAGQFEEPAMANADVAEWAWQTHLATQPGTLDQLRKAILKTRQTDLDQLLGTLLDKNCPWLCLANAAAPAPSWQ, encoded by the coding sequence ATGCCTGACGCCACCCGCCACCTCACCCTCGCCAACGGCCTGCAGCTGACCCTGCGCCACGCCCCGCGCCTTAAACGCTCGGCCGCCGCATTGCGGGTGCACGCGGGCAACCACGACGCGCCAGGCAAATGGCCCGGCCTTGCCCACTTTCTCGAACACCTTTTCTTCCTCGGCACCGCGCGATTTCCGCTGGACGATGGCCTGATGCGCTACGTGCAAGCCCTCGGCGGCCAGGTCAACGCCAGCACCCGCGAGCGGGCCACCGACTTCTTCTTTGAAGTACCGCCCAACGCCCTGGCCGGAGGCCTTGAGCGCCTGTGCCAGATGCTGGCAGAACCGGACCTGGGCATCGAGCGCCAACGCCGCGAACGCGAAGTAATCCACGCCGAGTTTATCGCCTGGTCGCGCAACCCGCAGGCTCAACAGCAATTCGCCTTGCTGCAATCCGTATCGCCGGGCCATCCGCTCGGCGCTTTTCACGCGGGTAACCGACACACCCTGGCCTTGCAGGATCCGGCCTTCCAGCAAGCGCTTGCGGGCTTTCACCAGCACTACTACCAAGGCGGTCAGATCGTCTTGAGCCTGTGTGGCCCACAGTCGCTCGATGAGCTGGAACAGTTGGCCAGGCAACATGCCAGCCTGTTCGCGACGGGCACGCGGGCGCCACAAACGCAGCCACCACGACTGTCGCCAACCGACGCGCGCCTGGTTTTCACCCATGAACAGCTCCCGCCAGGTGCCGAGCAGGCCCTGGAATTACTGATCAGTTGCCTCGGCGACAACCGCCCTGGTACCTGGCTGAATGCGCTTGGCCAACGTGGCAGGCTGCAAAGCTTCAAGGCCGAGGTGCTGTACGCCTTCGCCGGGCAGTTGCTCTGGCACATCGACCTGCAGCTCAGCGCAGACGCCAACCCGGACGAAGCAGATGCCCTGCTGCAAGGCTGGATCAGTTTCATCCGCCAGGCCGACCTTGAGCAGATGAACCACGAATTCGGCCTGCTGCAGCGCAGCCGCGAACGCAGCGCCAGCGCGCTTGAACTGGCTCGGCGGGACAGCACAGGCCAGCCGTTCAGCAGCCTGGACAAGCAAGGTCTGCAGGCCCTGAATGCGCTGATAAACGGCCTGCCTGCCCACGCGCACGGGCAATGGCAACTGCCCCCGGTCGACCCCTTGCTGATGGCCGAATTGCCCAATGCCGCAGGGCAACCGCTGCCCGCGGCTCTGAAAATCAGCGATCTGCTGCCTGGCGCTCGCCAGTACGCCGCACTTTACCTGCGCTGGCACGTGCCTTCGCCTTCTCGCGAGCGCTTGCAAGGCGTGCTTGAACAGGCGCTCGCTCCACTGCAGGCGCGCTGCGAGCGCGCGTCGGTGCAACTGCTGTTCAGTGCCGTTGGCGACTACTGGCAATTACGCTGCGCCGGGCAACCGGCAGCAGTGCTTCGGTCGGTGGAGCAGGCCCTGGCACTGATGCTCAAGCCAGAAGCAAGTTGCTGGCAGCCCTGCGCGGCAACGCGACCGCCACTGATCCCCATCAGGGCCTTGCTCAAGCAACTGCCCGACGCAGTCCTCGGCGCCCACCCCGCCAGCGGGCCTGCCTGCACCCCGGCACAGCCGCAGCTCGACAGCCTGTGGCAGCACGCACACTGGCATGGCCTTGCCACAGGCTTCGACGATGCCGCGCTATGCGCCTTGGGTACTGCGTTGCAGCACTGCCCTGGGCAAGGCTCGCTGCCTGGGCCCCTGCCCACATGGGCCACACACCGTTGGCAGCACGCCGAAGTACCGGGCAGTGAACACGCCCTGCTGCTGTTCTGCCCATTACCTGCAACCAGCGAAGCCAGCGGCCGGCTGCTTGCGCAACTGTTGCAAGGGCCGGTTTACCAACGGCTGCGGGTAGAACTGCAACTTGGCTACGCGGTGTTCAGTGCCTTTCGTCAGGTCGAAGGGGTCGGCGGCCTGTTGTTCGGGGTGCAGTCGCCACATACCCGCCAGGGGCAGATCCTCGACCACCTGCTTACCCTGCTGCGCCAAGGGATCACGCTGGATCCGGACGCATGCAGGGCCTTGGCCGGGCAATTCGAAGAGCCCGCAATGGCCAACGCCGACGTCGCCGAATGGGCATGGCAGACACACCTGGCTACACAACCCGGCACGCTGGATCAACTACGCAAGGCTATCTTGAAGACGCGGCAGACGGATCTGGACCAGCTGCTGGGCACCCTGCTCGATAAGAATTGCCCTTGGCTCTGCTTGGCCAACGCTGCCGCGCCAGCCCCTTCATGGCAATGA
- the pqqA gene encoding pyrroloquinoline quinone precursor peptide PqqA, which produces MWTKPAYTDLRIGFEVTMYFANR; this is translated from the coding sequence ATGTGGACCAAACCTGCTTACACTGACCTGCGTATCGGCTTCGAAGTCACCATGTACTTCGCAAACCGCTAA
- the pqqB gene encoding pyrroloquinoline quinone biosynthesis protein PqqB → MYIQVLGSAAGGGFPQWNCNCVNCKGYRDGNLRATARTQSSIALSDDGVHWVLCNASPDIRAQLQAFAPMQPARGLRDTGINAIVLLDSQIDHTTGLLSLREGCPHQVWCTDMVHQDLTTGFPLFNMLSHWNGGLQWNRIGLEGSFVIDACPNLRFTPFPLRSAAPPYSPHRFDPHPGDNLGLMVEDTRTGGKLFYAPGLGQVDDNLLAMMHGADCLLVDGTLWEDDEMQRRGVGTRTGREMGHLAQNGPGGMLEVLDGFPRQRKVLIHINNTNPILDEDSPERAEVLRRGVEVAFDGMSIEL, encoded by the coding sequence ATGTACATTCAGGTTCTCGGCTCCGCCGCCGGTGGCGGGTTCCCGCAGTGGAACTGCAACTGCGTCAACTGCAAGGGCTACCGTGACGGCAACCTGCGGGCCACGGCGCGCACCCAGTCGTCCATCGCCCTGTCCGACGACGGCGTGCACTGGGTGCTGTGCAATGCCTCGCCCGACATCCGCGCCCAACTCCAGGCCTTTGCGCCGATGCAGCCCGCCCGCGGCCTGCGCGACACCGGCATCAACGCCATCGTCCTGCTGGACAGCCAGATCGACCACACCACCGGCCTGCTCAGCCTGCGTGAGGGCTGCCCGCATCAGGTGTGGTGCACCGACATGGTCCACCAGGACCTGACCACCGGTTTCCCGCTGTTCAACATGCTCAGCCACTGGAACGGTGGCCTGCAGTGGAACCGCATCGGGCTGGAAGGCAGCTTCGTGATCGACGCCTGCCCCAATCTGCGCTTCACCCCATTCCCGCTGCGCAGCGCCGCACCGCCTTATTCGCCACACCGCTTCGACCCGCACCCTGGCGACAACCTGGGTTTGATGGTCGAAGACACCCGCACCGGCGGCAAGCTGTTCTACGCCCCGGGCCTGGGCCAGGTAGACGACAACCTGCTGGCGATGATGCACGGCGCCGACTGCCTGCTGGTCGACGGCACCCTGTGGGAAGACGACGAAATGCAGCGCCGTGGCGTCGGTACCCGCACCGGCCGCGAGATGGGCCACCTGGCGCAGAACGGCCCTGGCGGCATGCTGGAAGTGCTCGACGGCTTCCCGCGCCAGCGCAAGGTACTTATCCACATCAACAACACCAACCCGATACTCGATGAGGACTCCCCCGAGCGCGCCGAAGTCCTGCGCCGCGGTGTGGAAGTGGCCTTCGATGGCATGAGCATCGAGTTGTAA
- the pqqC gene encoding pyrroloquinoline-quinone synthase PqqC, with product MSDALPMSPAEFEQALRAKGAYYHIHHPFHVAMYQGRATREQIQGWVANRFYYQVNIPMKDAAILANCPDREVRREWIQRLLDHDGAPGEDGGIEAWLRLGQAVGLDPDQLRSQELVLPGVRFAVDAYVNFARRASWQEAASSSLTELFAPQIHQSRLDSWPQHYPWIDPAGYEYFRTRLGQARRDVEHGLAITLQHYTTREGQERMLEILQFKLDILWSMLDAMSMAYELNRPPYHSVTQDRVWHKGITL from the coding sequence ATGAGCGACGCACTGCCAATGTCCCCTGCCGAATTCGAGCAGGCCCTGCGCGCCAAGGGCGCCTATTACCACATCCATCACCCGTTCCACGTGGCGATGTACCAGGGGCGCGCTACCCGCGAGCAGATCCAGGGCTGGGTAGCCAATCGCTTCTACTACCAGGTCAACATCCCGATGAAGGACGCCGCGATCCTGGCCAACTGCCCGGACCGCGAAGTACGCCGCGAGTGGATTCAGCGCCTGCTTGACCACGACGGCGCACCCGGCGAGGACGGTGGCATCGAAGCCTGGCTGCGCCTGGGCCAGGCCGTCGGCCTCGACCCGGACCAGCTGCGCTCCCAGGAGCTGGTACTGCCCGGTGTACGCTTTGCCGTGGACGCCTACGTCAACTTTGCCCGCCGCGCCAGCTGGCAGGAAGCCGCCAGCAGCTCGCTGACCGAACTGTTCGCCCCGCAAATCCACCAGTCGCGCCTGGACAGCTGGCCGCAGCACTATCCGTGGATCGACCCGGCCGGCTACGAGTACTTCCGCACCCGGCTGGGCCAGGCCCGACGTGACGTGGAGCACGGCCTGGCGATTACCTTGCAGCACTACACCACCCGCGAGGGCCAGGAGCGTATGCTGGAGATCCTGCAGTTCAAGCTGGATATCCTCTGGAGCATGCTCGACGCCATGAGCATGGCCTACGAGCTGAACCGCCCGCCTTATCACTCTGTCACCCAGGACCGGGTGTGGCACAAGGGGATCACCCTATGA
- the pqqD gene encoding pyrroloquinoline quinone biosynthesis peptide chaperone PqqD, with the protein MSFDRNQVPNWRAGYRFQYEPAQKGHVLLYPEGMIKLNESASLIGGLIDGQRDVAAIISELEQQFPDIPEVAEDIEQFMEVARAEHWIVLA; encoded by the coding sequence ATGAGTTTCGACCGCAATCAGGTGCCGAACTGGCGCGCTGGCTACCGCTTCCAGTACGAGCCGGCGCAAAAGGGCCATGTGTTGCTGTACCCCGAGGGCATGATCAAGCTCAACGAAAGCGCCAGCCTGATCGGTGGCCTGATCGACGGCCAGCGCGACGTGGCGGCCATCATCAGCGAACTCGAACAGCAATTCCCCGATATTCCTGAAGTAGCCGAAGACATCGAGCAGTTCATGGAGGTGGCCCGTGCCGAACACTGGATCGTCCTTGCCTGA